CTACCCTTTGATGCCATCTCTCGGGCAAGATTGGAGATAGAACTGAAATGACAAAAGAACTGTGCCATGTAATTGAACAGATAAGCAGGGAAAAGGGCATCTCGAAGGAGATCATGATAGAGGCTCTGGAGTCGGCGCTGCTCTCCGCCATGAGGAAAAAATATGGCGGCAGGACAAATATTCATCTGACTATTGACCGGAAAAAGTGTGATATCCGGGTCTATGAGACGAAGCTGGTGGCTGCGGAAGTGGCTGACCCTGACCAGGAGGTCTCGGTCAAAGACGCCCAGGCTATCGATCCGGAGAAGAAGGAAGGCGATTCTATAGACTTCCCTCTCGATCTCCATGACCTGGGCAGAATAGCTGCACAGACTGCGAAGCAGGTCATATTCCAGAGGGTGCGTGAGGCAGAGCGCGATGTCATCTTCAGCGAGTTCAAGGACAGGACCGGCCAGATCGTGAGCGGCTCTGTTATGAGAAAAGAGAAGGGCGCATACTTCATCAATCTTGGCAAGACAGAGGCATACCTTGCGATCAAGGACACGCTGCCGACCGAGAACCTGAAGCGCGGAGATGTTGTTAAGGCGATTGTTGAAGAGGTCAAGATCACCTCAAAAGGTCCCGAGATTATTATCAGCAGGACATCGCCCCAATTTGTCGGCGAACTGTTCAGAATGGAAGTGCCTGAGATCAGCGAAGGCCTTGTTATCATAAAGAGTATTGTCCGCGAGCCCGGAGAACGCACAAAGATTGCTGTCACCTCAAAGGACACTGCGGTTGATCCGGTCGGCTCATGCGTCGGCATGAAGGGAACCCGGGTGCAGGCCATAGTCCGTGAACTCAGGGGTGAGAGGATCGACATTATTCCCTGGACCGATGAACCGAGGACGCTCATTGCCCGTGCGCTCAGCCCGGCAAGCGTCGAGAAGATCGGCGTCAACGAGGATGACAAGACCGCAATGGTAGTCGTCAACGAC
This window of the Nitrospirota bacterium genome carries:
- the nusA gene encoding transcription termination/antitermination protein NusA — its product is MTKELCHVIEQISREKGISKEIMIEALESALLSAMRKKYGGRTNIHLTIDRKKCDIRVYETKLVAAEVADPDQEVSVKDAQAIDPEKKEGDSIDFPLDLHDLGRIAAQTAKQVIFQRVREAERDVIFSEFKDRTGQIVSGSVMRKEKGAYFINLGKTEAYLAIKDTLPTENLKRGDVVKAIVEEVKITSKGPEIIISRTSPQFVGELFRMEVPEISEGLVIIKSIVREPGERTKIAVTSKDTAVDPVGSCVGMKGTRVQAIVRELRGERIDIIPWTDEPRTLIARALSPASVEKIGVNEDDKTAMVVVNDQQLSLAIGKKGQNVRLAMKLTGWDIDIISDTEYSKIRLEETDKALEDSMKKESQKKETPSVDA